Proteins from a single region of Oreochromis niloticus isolate F11D_XX linkage group LG7, O_niloticus_UMD_NMBU, whole genome shotgun sequence:
- the parvb gene encoding beta-parvin isoform X2, with product MAGLLCGTKRKQQVSDLHEEGKNAINAPLLPSGTDIHPEDTLLEENAERIMLDPTSRENPKFKDLLKVLIDWINSELEEERIIVKDLEEDCYDGQVLQKLFEKLSGRKLNVAEVTQSEIGQKQKLQTVLEAVNDVLRPHGWTVEWSVDSIHSKNLVAIIYLLVALAMHFQVPIRLPEHVSVQVVVVKKREGILQTALMTKELTSTTEMMMGRFERDAFDTLLDHAPDKLNVVKTSLITFVNKHLNKLNLEVTELESQFADGVYLILLMGLLEDYFVPLYNFFLTPESFEQKVHNVAFAFELMQEGGLKKPKARPEDVVNLNLKSTLRVLYNLFTNYKTSA from the exons ATGGCGGGCCTGCTCTGTGGGACCAAGAGGAAGCAACAAG tGAGTGATCTCCATGAGGAGGGAAAGAATGCCATCAATGCCCCCCTGCTTCCCTCAGGCACAGACATCCATCCAGAAGATACACTGCTGG AGGAAAATGCTGAGAGGATTATGTTGGACCCAACATCAAGGGAAAATCCTAAATTTAAAGATCTCTTAAAG GTCCTGATCGACTGGATCAACAGTGAGTTGGAGGAAGAGAGGATCATAGTCAAGGACCTAGAGGAGGACTGTTATGATGGACAAGTACTCCAGAAGTTATTTG AAAAGTTGTCAGGCAGAAAGCTGAACGTGGCGGAGGTGACGCAGTCAGAAATTGGCCAGAAACAGAAGCTTCAGACGGTGTTAGAAGCTGTCAACGATGTGCTGAGGCCTCATGGCTGGACCGTTGAGTGGAGTGTAGACT ctaTCCACTCAAAGAACCTGGTGGCTATCATCTATCTTTTGGTGGCTCTCGCTATGCACTTCCAGGTTCCAATCAGGCTGCCCGAGCACGTCTCCGTACAGGTGGTGGTGGTCAAG AAACGAGAAGGCATCCTACAGACAGCGCTAATGACCAAGGAGCTGACGAGCACCACAGA aatgatGATGGGAAGATTTG AGAGAGATGCATTTGACACTTTGTTGGATCACGCGCCTGACAAGCTTAACGTGGTAAAAACG TCTCTCATCACCTTTGTGAACAAACACCTAAACAAGCTGAATCTGGAAGTTACTGAGCTGGAATCTCAG TTTGCTGATGGAGTTTACCTGATTTTACTGATGGGGCTGCTGGAAGACTATTTTGTCCCACTGTATAACTTCTTCCTCACGCCTGAGAGTTTTGAGCAGAAG GTCCACAATGTGGCATTTGCCTTTGAACTGATGCAGGAAGGAGGGCTAAAGAAACCCAAAGCCAGACCAGAAG aTGTCGTCAACCTGAACCTGAAGTCCACCCTCAGAGTCCTTTACAATCTATTCACCAACTACAAAACCTCTGCATga
- the parvb gene encoding beta-parvin isoform X3, with translation MDADNMSDLHEEGKNAINAPLLPSGTDIHPEDTLLEENAERIMLDPTSRENPKFKDLLKVLIDWINSELEEERIIVKDLEEDCYDGQVLQKLFEKLSGRKLNVAEVTQSEIGQKQKLQTVLEAVNDVLRPHGWTVEWSVDSIHSKNLVAIIYLLVALAMHFQVPIRLPEHVSVQVVVVKKREGILQTALMTKELTSTTEMMMGRFERDAFDTLLDHAPDKLNVVKTSLITFVNKHLNKLNLEVTELESQFADGVYLILLMGLLEDYFVPLYNFFLTPESFEQKVHNVAFAFELMQEGGLKKPKARPEDVVNLNLKSTLRVLYNLFTNYKTSA, from the exons tGAGTGATCTCCATGAGGAGGGAAAGAATGCCATCAATGCCCCCCTGCTTCCCTCAGGCACAGACATCCATCCAGAAGATACACTGCTGG AGGAAAATGCTGAGAGGATTATGTTGGACCCAACATCAAGGGAAAATCCTAAATTTAAAGATCTCTTAAAG GTCCTGATCGACTGGATCAACAGTGAGTTGGAGGAAGAGAGGATCATAGTCAAGGACCTAGAGGAGGACTGTTATGATGGACAAGTACTCCAGAAGTTATTTG AAAAGTTGTCAGGCAGAAAGCTGAACGTGGCGGAGGTGACGCAGTCAGAAATTGGCCAGAAACAGAAGCTTCAGACGGTGTTAGAAGCTGTCAACGATGTGCTGAGGCCTCATGGCTGGACCGTTGAGTGGAGTGTAGACT ctaTCCACTCAAAGAACCTGGTGGCTATCATCTATCTTTTGGTGGCTCTCGCTATGCACTTCCAGGTTCCAATCAGGCTGCCCGAGCACGTCTCCGTACAGGTGGTGGTGGTCAAG AAACGAGAAGGCATCCTACAGACAGCGCTAATGACCAAGGAGCTGACGAGCACCACAGA aatgatGATGGGAAGATTTG AGAGAGATGCATTTGACACTTTGTTGGATCACGCGCCTGACAAGCTTAACGTGGTAAAAACG TCTCTCATCACCTTTGTGAACAAACACCTAAACAAGCTGAATCTGGAAGTTACTGAGCTGGAATCTCAG TTTGCTGATGGAGTTTACCTGATTTTACTGATGGGGCTGCTGGAAGACTATTTTGTCCCACTGTATAACTTCTTCCTCACGCCTGAGAGTTTTGAGCAGAAG GTCCACAATGTGGCATTTGCCTTTGAACTGATGCAGGAAGGAGGGCTAAAGAAACCCAAAGCCAGACCAGAAG aTGTCGTCAACCTGAACCTGAAGTCCACCCTCAGAGTCCTTTACAATCTATTCACCAACTACAAAACCTCTGCATga